One window of the Chanos chanos chromosome 11, fChaCha1.1, whole genome shotgun sequence genome contains the following:
- the fgfbp1b gene encoding fibroblast growth factor-binding protein 1, producing MPRTTYCVEAKARLEACRRTSLPKLNDNESMPLIPKLALLLVFACLAQLVSVVECERGAGRKGKREGGTRSQGGNKGVFKGRFSTKDKACIWEASGEDTYTLTVKCSQGEIQQGLNCNYTAKPAICPEYEKNVKGFWKQIARALKKQKKLCTDPRALVKAGMCRRAPQDAHFRLSPNNEVAVRNARPTRPAVKEEDRMTSYIKPAEPVSTSGPECTERPDHRKLAQEKCGEAWASFCTFFFTFVQSGPDC from the exons ATGCCTCGCACAACATATTGTGTAGAAGCCAAGGCGCGGTTGGAGGCGTGTCGGAGGAC ATCTCTGCCGAAACTAAACGATAACGAGAGCATGCCACTAATTCCAAAACTTGCGCTACTTCTGGTGTTTGCGTGTCTCGCGCAGCTAGTCTCTGTTGTCGAGTGTGAGAGGGGCGCGgggaggaagggaaagagagaggggggcaccAGGAGTCAAGGAGGAAATAAGGGTGTCTTCAAGGGAAGGTTTTCCACCAAGGACAAAGCGTGCATTTGGGAGGCGAGTGGAGAGGATACCTATACATTGACCGTCAAGTGTAGCCAGGGTGAAATTCAACAGGGATTAAATTGTAATTACACTGCAAAACCTGCAATCTGCCCAGAATATGAGAAGAACGTAAAGGGCTTCTGGAAGCAGATAGCACGTGCTCTTAAGAAACAGAAGAAGCTCTGCACGGACCCCCGCGCACTGGTCAAGGCTGGCATGTGCAGGCGCGCGCCTCAGGATGCGCATTTCAGACTCTCCCCTAACAACGAGGTTGCTGTTCGAAACGCGAGACCGACCAGACCCGCAGTGAAAGAGGAGGATAGAATGACCAGCTACATTAAACCTGCGGAGCCGGTGAGCACGAGCGGACCGGAGTGCACGGAGCGCCCCGACCACCGAAAACTTGCCCAGGAAAAATGCGGAGAGGCGTGGGCAAGCTTCTGCacattctttttcacttttgtccAGAGTGGTCCAGActgttga
- the fgfbp2b gene encoding fibroblast growth factor-binding protein 2b, which translates to MRAVSAILLLACCVWATHAQAQSSQGNSNQNNNDSSAKQRGSIWDEPIKFNTKAKDACTMVISGQGDFTKLRVSCKNKGKSYWCDYLGKPNLCRAYNNNPRHYFTQIMWEMRKQQNACQGPRVYKPLMCKLASDEAQMVFHNSWPKTTTPRPAQNQQNQHQQGQQNQQQGKPAAPTPKPQAPKQQKPQPAKPGAKPAKPAAKPGQQPRKPTKTTTARPTTGGESRATKLAQEYCWKSFHGICAYFISWFQN; encoded by the coding sequence ATGAGAGCAGTAAGTGCCATCCTGCTGCTGGCCTGCTGCGTCTGGGCAACCCACGCCCAGGCCCAGAGTAGCCAGGGCAACAGTaaccaaaacaacaacgacagcaGCGCCAAGCAACGCGGCAGCATCTGGGACGAGCCGATCAAGTTCAACACCAAAGCCAAGGACGCCTGCACCATGGTCATCTCCGGACAGGGAGACTTCACCAAGCTCCGCGTCTCCTGCAAGAACAAAGGGAAATCCTACTGGTGCGACTATCTGGGCAAGCCTAATCTGTGCCGCGCTTACAACAACAACCCCAGACACTACTTCACTCAGATCATGTGGGAGATGAGGAAACAGCAAAACGCTTGCCAGGGTCCACGGGTCTACAAGCCCCTCATGTGCAAGCTGGCCTCCGACGAAGCCCAGATGGTCTTCCACAACTCTTGGCCCAAGACCACCACCCCACGTCCCGCTCAGAACCAGCAAAACCAGCACCAGCAGGGCCAGCAGAACCAACAACAAGGCAAACCCGCCGCTCCAACCCCTAAGCCTCAAGCACCAAAACAGCAGAAACCCCAGCCTGCCAAACCCGGTGCCAAACCGGCCAAACCCGCAGCCAAACCGGGCCAGCAGCCCCGTAAGCCGACCAAGACCACCACGGCCCGGCCGACGACGGGCGGAGAGAGCCGAGCTACCAAACTGGCACAGGAGTACTGCTGGAAGAGCTTCCACGGCATCTGTGCCTATTTCATCAGCTGGTTCCAGAACTAA